The window TAATTGGGCGAACTAAATCTGTTGACAGAGGCGCGGTCGGAAGTAATTTTATTTACAAAGATGCGGCAGGATAAGGCCATGATTTTTCTATGAAAAAGCGACGAATGAGTTGGACGTTCTCTGCTGTTCCGGTCACGCTCTCTGTCCAAGAGCGTATCGAACCCATCATCCTTAGAGAAAACAGATTTGCCAGAATGTTTCTCTCAATTACGAGGAAACAGGATCGATACCTTCGAGTCTTTAGCCAACAGGCTAGTAAATCCTTAGAATATTTCGAATCGTGTTTGGAGAGAGCTCTTTGATTTGGTTGGTGTTCTTGGCAAGTATTGGAGGGTATCTTTTAGGATCGATTCCTTTCGGCGTCGTCGTATCACGATGGTTGGGCTCACCTGATCCCAGGCTGGCGGGGAGCCGGAATGTGGGATTCACCAATGTCTTGCGGGTCGGTGGGAAAAAGGCCGGGATCCTGACGTTGATCGGTGACATTGGGAAGGGATGGCTCGTCGGATGGATAGGTACTCTACTGTTCCACCAAGAATCCGCTATTCTGCTCGTGGCTCTGGCGTCTATCGTTGGGCATCTCCATTCCGTCTTTCTGAATTTCAAAGGAGGGAAGGGCGTGGCCACGGCGTTAGGAGCTGTACTGGGAGTCGCCCCCTGGGTCGGGCTCACCCTCATGGTTATTTGGATAGGAGTGGTCTTATTGTGGAAATATTCTTCCGGGGGTGCACTTATGGCCTTTGGATTGTTTCCAATTGTGGCGCTGCTGTTTCATCAATCCTGGCTCTTCGTGTTATTCGCCTTTCTAGTGGCTATCCTCATCTGGTCCAAGCACACCGATAATCTTGTCCGTCTCTGGATGGGTACAGAACGGCGCATTGGTGATCGCCCCTCTGATCAAGTCGCTCCTCGTTGAGGAGTAGGTTGTTAAACGTCAACTAGATTTGCGGGTCGCATTGCCGCGGCTGAAATGTTACCGAGAAGGAACCGTTGCCTCATCTACAATGCTACCGGCCGTCGAGGACGACCGGAAAGGAGCATCGATGAAGAGGCAACTGAGTGTAACGAGTCGTCAGGAATTGATGGATTCGCTGCGGGCGCGCTACCGTTCAGGGTCACGAGTGGAAAAATGTCGGATCTTGGACGAATTCGTGGCGGTAACGGGATACCACCGCAAACACTCGATCCGTCTGCTGACACTGGGCAGGGTGGCGCGACCAGCGGTGGCGCGGGCGCGTCCACGTCGCTACGGCAACGCGGTCGCCGAGGCACTGGTGGTGCTGTGGGAGGCCTCCGATCGGGTCTGCGGCAAGCGGCTCAAGGCACTTATCCCGACCCTGCTTGGCGCGCTGGAACGACATGGACATCTGCAGCTCGACCGGGATGTCCGGGTGAAGGTGCTCTCGGCAAGTGCGGCGACGATTGACCGACTCCTCGTCCTGCCCAGAAGCGGGAGTGCTCCCCGTCGGCGCCACCGCTCGGGGCCCACGACGGCCATTCGACGGCGTGTCCCGCTGCGGACCTTCGCCGATTGGGGCGATCCCATTCCCGGGTTCGTCGAAGCGGATCTGGTCGCCCACTCCGGTGAACGCGCCAGTGGCAGCTTCGCGCAGACACTCACACTCACGGACGTGGCGAGTGGCTGGACTGAATGTGTGGCGCTCATCGTACGAGATGGATCGCTTGTCACGGAAGCGCTCACGAAGCTGCGCAGGATCATGCCCTTCCAGCTGCGTGGCGTTGATACGGACAACGGCAGCGAATTTCTGAATGACATCGTCATCGCGTACTGTCACGACCATGCGATCGAGTTCACGCGTTCGCGGCCCTATCGCAAGAACGATCAAGCATGGGTCGAACAAAAGAACGGCTCGGTCGTCCGACGGTTGGTCGGATACCGACGGCTTGAAGGTCTCGCGGCGGTTGGGATCCTGGCTCGGCTCTATGAGGCGGCCAGGCTCTTCGTGAACTTCTTCCAACCCTCGTTCAAACTGGCTTCGAAGACCCGGGTCGGCGCCCGGGTGACGAAACGCTATTACCTGCCGGCTACCCCGAGCGCCAGGCTCTTGGCATCGGAGGCCGTTCCAGAAGAGGTGAAAGACAAACTGCGCGCAGTGGCCTCCTCCTTGGATCCGCTGCGGCTGCTCGATGAGATTCGGACGATGCAGGGCCACCTCGCAGAGATCGCCGCCGGCGAGGTCCCGGCACTGCCTGCGAGCCGAGATCCGGAGCTGGAGACGTTTCTCAAAAGTCTGAGGACGGCCTGGCAGAGGGGCGAAGTGAGGCCAACCCACGCCGTGCAGCCGAAGTCATTGCGGGACTGGCGGACCCGCGTCGATCCCTTCGAGCAGGCCTGGCCCCTAGTTCGCCACTGGCTGGAGGCTGAGCCCGATCGAACAGCCAAGGAGCTCTTCCACCGTCTCCAGGTCGCACAACCCGATACATTCTCAGACGGGCAGCTTCGAACACTCCAGCGGCGGGTCCAGGCGTGGCGGACGGCGGAGGCTCGGCGGCTCATTCTTGCCAATCCCAGCGCGCACGAATGGGCCCGTGATTTCTCCCCCACGCTCGGGTAACATTCTATTGTGAGGCAACACGCCCATCAATCCTAATTGTCGCTGAACAGTAGGTACCATTCCAACCTATAAACCGCTAAGGATACCAGGCAGGCCTACGCTTCGATGCGTGCTGCCCCACCAATGGCTGGATAGTCCGGAAATGGATGTATCCGCAGCGCAGACCTGTTTCATTCCTTCTTCCGGATACGAAATGGGACCTCTGGGGTAGATGAATAGACACATGCCCAGTCTAGTGATTGGCTCTGGCTCTTAGAGCTTTCTGACTTGAGTAAGGAGCTACGCTACAACCTCGCTATTTAGCACATCGCTGGGCGTATCCGCGGCTGTTCCCGCTCGTTGAAATTTCCCTGCCAATGGCGCCTTCAGCCTGGCAGGAATCCCTGGCAACTCACAACTCTCAGTCACACTATTCTTCATTGAAGATCAACTGGGAGGTGAATATGTTGCAGTCTATAACTTCGTTACTTCAAGTAGAACGACCACTGAAATCCTATGCCACCATCGAGCCAGGCATTGTTCAATTGGTAGCAGCCATGAACCGTACCGGTCTCATGCGTACGTACGCGTCGTGTGAGGGTCATTGGTATAGAGCCATGCGCCCATATGTGGCGTTTGAAGCCTCGATCCAGATTGGCAGGGAATTTGCTCGCCTGCTTCGCGAAGACCCAATTGCTCAACCATCACAATTATTGTACGAGTGGTGTCTCGAACCCTGTTTCAATCAGGATTATGACCTCCGATTTAGGCTTTCGTGTTCGCAGTTGGAGTTCCAGTATTACTGGCGGCCGGCACGATTGCGGCATGATATTGAGGCGCTTGCTTCAATGGTCCAGACATTGGGTATTCAAGGTCGGTAAAGGACCATCCACCCATACAACACACCTCCCAAGAATAGAAGTCCAGGGATAACATAGCGAACAAGTAAATACCGTTGATACTTTTGGGTATTCGGGTGTTTTTCCCCACAACCAGGACACTGTTCAGCAGTTTTGCTTAAAAGCCGTTCGCATATTCGACAGGGGAAAAGCGACATACCTTGGTCCTCCATACAACATGCCCGGACTCTCTATCGACAAGCTGAAGAACATCTTGAGCATTCAAGTGACTCGCTGAACAGAGTAGTGACAAAAGCCTTCGATAAAGGCTGGGCATATGACAAAATGTCGTCAAACCACAATATATTGTTGACAAACATATTTCATGCCTATATGTAGACATTCGGCACAGACGTTGAACGAACAATCCGAGTGTACCAGTAACACCGGATGACAGGTTATGTCTCGACCTGCAGAATTTACTTTTGGGGGATTTCTGACTTTGTCAGCACCTCTCATGCATTGAGGTTAACGCGAAAGGACGCCATGAGCGATACCCATCAAGTCATCTGCTACCCCGTTGGCAACGGAGATACAACTCAAATCGTCTTATCAAACGGGCGGCGCATACTGCTGGACTACTGTCACCGGCAGAATGGAGAAGATTCTGAAACGCCAGAGATTGATCTGAACGCGCGACTCAAAGAAGAACTCCAACAGGCCGAACGCGACTATTTCGACATAGTGGGATTCACACATGCGGACCGCGACCATATTCAGGGCAGCACTGAATTCTTTGAACTCCAGCACGCTGAAAAATATCGTGGTCAGGGGCGTATCAAAATTCGCTGTTTATGGGTACCTGCCGCCATCTTGCTTGAGGAGGCCGAAAGGGATGAACAGAGTGAGGAGTTTTGCATTCTACGCCAGGAAGCACGGTATCGGTTGCTGGAGGGAAAGGACATCCTGGTGTTCTCAAAACCGATGGCACTCGCTGAATGGTTAGAACCAAAGCTCAAAGAGCGTGGCGAATCGGCGAACGCACGCGATCATTTGTTCATCGATGCGGGCACGATCGTTCCCGGATTCTCACTGACGAAAGATGGAGTCGAGTTCTTCTGCCATTCACCGTTCATCAAGCATTGCGATGAAGGGGATATCATTCGGAACTCCGCAGCGCTTATTTTCAACATCCGGTTTCACTCAGATCACTCACACTATGACTACCTTCATATTGGTGATGCCGCGTGGGAAGACATTGAAGACATTGTCAATACGACTCGATATCACAAGAACGATGATCGACTCGAATGGAATCTCTACAACATCCCCCATCATTGCAGCTATCTCGCGTTAAGCGATGACAAAGGAACCCAAGAAACGGAACCCAAGCCTCTTGTCAAAGACTTGCTCCTGCAAGGGAGGAACGAAGCGTACATCATCAGCTCCAGTAAACCGATCCTCGACTTGAAGGAGTCTTACCTTGAAATACAGCCACCGCACATACAGGCGCGCAAAACCTATGAGCGACATTTAAAAGAAGTGGGTGGCCGCAAATTTGTGGTAACGATGGAGGAGCCCACCGCCAAGAAACCGGAACCACTTATCTTCGAAGTTACAACTGCCGGGATTACCTGGCAACGTTCTTCATCTATCGGCGCTGCAGCGATCGTAACTTCTAAACCTCTCCGAGCTGGATGATGGGCGACACCTACTACGAACTGACAGAGTTTTCCCCTGTTGCCGACGTCAACGAATTCACCTTTGACCGCACACGGAGCATATTTGCCGCCCTCCAACAGCAGCGCGATTACTCCGTCCAGGGATTACTGAAGCGTGCGGATCGAAAGGTCGAGTGTATCGTAGTCGATGTCGAATCAGACGGAGTACCCCCACGTAACATTCACGGTATCAAGTACAGGGAACGCCTGGCGTTGTGCATTCTGGAAAACGAAAAACAGTTGGTGGAGGTGTATGCACTTCGCAAAGACTTTCCGATCCTGATGCATCAAAATTTAAGTCCACCAGATGCTCCACGAAGCCTATGTCTATATTTTGAACCGCCGGCCTCGGTCACCCGTTCTTGGACACCGCAGAAGTTTTTGCGCCGAATCCAGTCGTGGCTTGAAAAGAGTGCCAAAGGAGAAATTCATCCTGCGGATCAGCCGGTCGAACAACTGTTTTTTGCGAGCAAGTACGAACTCGTCTTGCCATGGAATTTCGATGAGCTCAAAGAGGGCAAGGACAATCACACGGTGATTGTAGCGGGGCCAGAACGCCCCGGAGAAGGACTGACCTGCTTTCTCAAACCTCTTCAGGTACATACCAAGCCACCAAAAGGGACCGTCAAGCATATCGAATTCACACTACCCCCGATCGTGCATGGCCACATTGAGTACGATCCAACCACACTAGGTGCACTTGCGGACATTCTGACGCGCCATGGAATCGACATTCTGCCCGACCTGCAGAAAGCGTTGCGAGATGGGGTGGATGAGAAGGGAGTGCCTGAGTCCGCCGATAACTCGTTGACAGCCATCTTACTTCATATCCCGATGGCCAGGACGGAGGCCACCCTTCCCGAAAAGTTCTTCCATCGAGCTTTCATGGTTCCGTGTGGGGTCCGCCATCTTGGTCTCCTTACCGGCGCCATCGTTTTGGTAGAAGTTCCTGAGGGTCGCAGGTCGCTGAAGAAGTATTTTAGTGGCGAAGGCGTGTTAGGGGACCAACGGCCCACTCAATGGCGTGATGAGGCTATTTACCCGATGGAGGTTCTTCGACAAAACGACACGTCATCTGCAAGAAGGCAATCAGGTATCTCGGGCAATGGCCCCGCCGGCGTGTTGGTCGGCGCTGGCTCACTCGGTAGCGCCTTACTCAATATCTGGGGACGCAGTGGCTGGGGCCGGTGGACCGTCATCGACAATGACCACATTAAACCTCACAACCTATCGAGACATACGGCCTTGGCAATACACATAGGCCAGCCAAAGGCCACGGTTGTCGCAGAGCTGCATGACGCCGTAATGGAAGGTGCCAGTGGAATTACTCCCTTGTATGCAGATGCATGCGATTTATCACAGGAATCGGTTACCAATGCATTGACATCGGCACAGTTGACTATCGACGCGTCGACGACACTGGAATACCCTCGTATCATGAGTGGTACAGAGAAAGTAGGGAGACATATTTCAGTGTTCATAACCCCGAGAGGAACTGATGCGGTTTTGCTTGCTGAAGATGAACAACGACACATTCGATTGCGCACCCTAGAGGCTCAGTACTACCGCGCTTTGATTCACGAATCATGGGGCCAGAACCATCTGGACGACAACCTAGGGTCCTTTTGGAGTGGAGCCAGTTGTCGTGACATGTCAACCGTTCTTCCCTATTCGAAAGTTTTGAGTCATGCCAGCATATTGGCAGAACAGATTCCAATCATGGCAGCCTCTCCGAGAGCGCTAATTCGAGTATGGCAGCGCGATCCTGAGCGCAGTTCACTAGCGGTGCATGATGTTACGCCTGCACAAGAAATACACATGGACATCGGGAAAATGGCGTTGTTCATTGACAGTGGAATAGTCCAGCAACTTTGCACATGGAGAAACGGGAGCCTTCCGAACGAAACTGGGGGGGTGCTATTGGGTTATTATGATTTCAACGTCTCTTCCGTAACTATCGTTACAGCTCTTCCTGCACCGACGGATAGTAAGTCGAGTCCAGGAGGGTTCGAGCGCGGTATTGTCGGTTTGGAAGAAGCCGTCCGCGAAGCTTCAAGACGAACCGCGGGAATCGTTGGCTACATCGGCGAATGGCACAGCCATCCACCAAGACATTCTGCCTCACCGAGTAAGGCAGATTTGATCCAGCTCTGTGACCTCGCCCGAGGAATGGCAGAAGACGGTTTGCCTGCTGTCCAACTGATAGTTGGAGAGAACGATGTTCGGATCCTGCACGGCGCAGTAGATCAATGAGGTCAGGCTCATGTCCAAGCATTGCCCTGGCTCTATCAGGTGGTGGCATTCGAGCGATGGTCTTCCACCTTGGAGTCATGCGACTTCTTGCTGAACGATGTTTGTTAGAGCAGGTCCATCGGATTTCAACTGTCTCAGGTGGCAGCTTGCTGGTAGGCCTTATACTTCAGGAAAATCAAACCCAGTGGCCATCTTCTGAACACTTCCTGACAGCGGTGTACTCCAGCCTCCGCGAGAAGTTGTGCCAAAGAAGTTTTCAGTGGGGAGCATTGAGACAGCTTCTCAATCCGGCAAACTTTCCATTCATCTTGTCTCGTGCAAACCTGTTAGCGTTGGCGATCGAAAAGGAATGGAATATTCGGTTCAAACTGTCTGAATTACCGCGTACACCGGAGTGGTCCATTAACGCTACAACGGCTGAGAACGGCAAACGCTTTCGGTTCAAGCGCAGCGACATCGGAGATTATCAGTTAGGCTACGCTCTCCCTGGAAACTTTCCTCTTGCTCATGCGATGGCGGTCTCCGCAGCCTTTCCTGGCGGCTTCGGACCACTGCAACTGAATGCCAAGCTTTTTGACTGGCAAAAAAAGGAATGGAATGCCCCATCAGGCAGTGAGCGATCCATCGATATTGGCTACAACGCTCTGCACCTATACGATGGCGGCGTCTATGACAACCTCGGGCTGGAGCCGTTCTTCGATGCGGGACGTGGAAAGTCCAAACATCCTGAGAACGTTATAATCGTGTCAGATGCCGGACGGCCTTTACCATCTGGTTTTTCATGTTTCGCACTGAACCCATTCCGGCTTAAGCGCGTCGCTGACATTATGTCAGATCAGTCCCATGCACTGCGTGTTCGAACCTTTTCGAACTACCTCCAAGAAAGCCATGGGCGAGGTGCGTTCATTTATATTGGTACACCGGTAGAGGCTCAGTTGCCGTGCAAGTCGGCTACGTTTGCGGCAAACTTTCCGACCACTTTGCGCCGAATCGATTTGGCCGAGTTCGACATGCTCGCCGACCACGGGTATCGGGTAACGAAGCATGTTGAGCAGGTCTATGGCTTGTGTGGCCCACCAGGCAAGACGCAAACCTTGTAACAGGGTCTCACCTTGAGGAGTTCTCCGTTCCGGTCAGAGTATCAGACTGCTGAGACCGGCTGTCACTCCGCTGGCGGCAATCCTATGACTATGGCAGTAGTGTAGGAACCATCAGCCTGACCGAGGCACTTATACGGGGGACTTCATCCCCTGTGTGTGAATCACGCTCAAGAATTGGTCAGCCTGAGAGGATCGAATCGAATGTGCCTCACAGCGCAACGCCTGTTCCCGTTTGACTTCAAATCAGAACATTAGGCGCGCTGGTTCAACTTAGCGAGAGGGTAGGGTGTCGACTTCGTGAAGTCAATCAGTGGAGTCACAGTCCAAGGCAAGCCACTCTTGCGAGCAGACTGAAAGAGTGGTAAGGTTCCCTTGTTCAGGAGATGCTCCATGCGCCGCTTCCGTCCCTTCCTCTCAACGACCTTGGTGCTGCTTCTTCTCGTGTTGAGCTTCAACGCCTATGCCTGCCTCTTGCCGGTGAGCAGCAGTTCAAGCACGGAGATGGGCAATGGCTGCTCAACACCTGCAGAGCAACCGGCACGGCAGGTGTGCGACGCCTTTAAGACGTTCAATGTCGAGGCGTCCGGTCAGAGCCAGCCCACGTTCGATAGCCAGATGGTCTCGTTCGGAGAAACAGTCTCGGGTGTTCTTCTCTCGTTACCCTTCACAAACGGTATCCTCAAGTATCCTTTCCCCTCAGACAGTTCGTCTCAACTGCTTCGGACGAGCACCATCGTGCTTCGCATTTGATCCTCCCATCCTGAGTTTTCTCAACCTGTTCTAAATCCAATTGATCATTCTTCGTGCTGAACGACTTAGGCCGTTCTGCTCGGTCGTTCGCACCGAGAGCCGGTTGTTCGGTTGGGGTGCTGAGCCCAAGAGTATACAAAGGAGGATTCTCATGAGATGGAATCCAGTACATCAGTGCCTCACGATGGCCATGGCCGGAGTGCTGTGTGTCGGTGGACTCCCATACCGTGCCGATGCGGATGAACGCGTTCAGCCAGCGACGTTGGGCTTGTCAGGGTTGATCCAGGAAGTCTTGGCGCGGAATCCTGAAATCCAGGCGGCGCGGCAGCAAGTTGAAGCGGCCACGCAACGGGTGCCGCAAGCGCGGTCGCTGGATGATCCGACACTATCGGTTCAGCTCTGGAATTTCCCCCAGACCTTCAACGTGACACAAACGCAGAATGCGATCTTTGGTGTGTCGCAAACCTTTCCGTTCCCAGGCAAGCTGGCCCTCAAGGGGGAAGTGGCCAGTCGCTCGGCCGACATGACTGAGCAGGCCTTGCGCGCGAAGGAACGGGACCTAATCGCCCGCCTCAAGCAGGCTTACTACGACTTGTTTTTTGCACACAAGGCGCTCCAAATCCACCACGAACAAATCGACCTGCTCAAACAGTTGTTTGAGATCGCGACTGCGAAGTTCCGCACTGGGAAGGGCAGTCAGGTCGATGTATTGAAAGCCCAGGTCGAGCTCTCCACTCTGTATCAGCAACTCCCCGTTCTGGAACAGCGTCGCGACAGCGCCCAGGGTGGACTGAACACATTGTTGGATCGGGATCCACGGTTTCCGTTGGGGCCTCCACAGGAGCCGCGTGAGGGGCGGTTCGAGAAAGACCTTGAGGACCTGTATCCGATGGCGGTGCAGGCCAGACCGGAACTGAAGGCTGCCGAATTGTCCATTCAGCGGAGTGAACAGTCTCATGCGCTGGCCCAGCGCCAGTATTACCCGGATGTCAGTGTGGCGTTCCAGCGTTTCCAGAACTTTCATGCGAACGACGGGTTCGGCGCCGTGGTGTCCATCAACATGCCGTTCGCCTTCTGGACCAAGCCGAAGTACGACGCCAGAGTGCGAGAGGCTGGGGCGGCGGTCGTGGCGGCACGCGCAGACCTCCACACAGCGGAAAACCTGACCCGCTTCCAGATCCGGGACCTGCTGGCAAAAGTCCGGGCGAGTTGGGAAGTGGCGGTGCTGTACCGGACCACGGTGCTGCCGCAGGCCGAGCAGGGCGTGGAAGCCGCGCGGGCCGGCTATCGCACAGGAAGGACGTCCTTTCTAGATCTTATCGACGCAGACCGGGCCTTGCGGGAGTTTCAACTGGCGTACTGGCGAGTGCTGGTCGATCGCGAATCCCGCGTAGCTGAGCTCGAACAGGTCGTCGGCACGGAATTGTAAAGAGTGAGGGATGTCATGATGACGAAAATGTGGAGTCAAAGACGAACCATGTGGATCGCGACCGGAGCTGGAATCGTGATGCTGACGCTCGGGTCATGGTTCATGACCGGATGGGAGCGACACCAAGTCCTTCCCCCTGACGAGAAGACGTCCGATCAAAGCCAGACGGAGCAGAAGGAGCGCAGCCTGCAGGGGATGCCGATGTCTCCCAGCCAGGAAACTGGTCCTCCCCAGGCCTATGCCATGGTGACGCCGACGAAACAGCAGTTGATTGGGGTCAAGACAGCCGTGGTCGAGACACGTCCGCTGGAGACCACCGTCCGGGCGGTCGGCAGAGTGGACTACAACGAAGAACGCATTACGCATATCAACCTGCGGGTCTCGGGATGGGTGGAAGAGCTCTTTGTGGACTATACGGGACAGGTCGTGCACAAGGGTCAGCCGCTGTTCACGCTGTATAGCCCTGACTTGGTCGCCAGCCAGGATGAGTACCTGCTGGCGCTGCGAACGCAAGCCAAGGTGAAAGACAGTCCTCTTGCCGAAGTTCACGAGCAGGCGGAGCACATGGTGGACGCGGCACGCGACCGGTTACGCCTATGGACGGTCTCGGATCAACAGCTCGACGAGTTGGCTCGGAGGGGCAAGGCCAAGACCGCGATACCGATCTATTCGCCCTTCAGCGGCTACGTCACGGAGAAAAAAGTCTTCAGGGGGATGTTTGTGGAGCCCGGGATGAGGCTCTACACGATCGCGGACTTGTCGACGGTCTGGGTGAATGCCGAGATCTACGAGTTCGAGGTCCCGTTTGTCAAGGTCGGGCAGCAAGCTGCTCTCACGTTCTCCTCGTATCCAGGACAACCGTTTTATGGACGGGTCTCGTACATCTACCCCTACCTGAACGAGCAAGCTCGTACCGTCAAAGTCCGCGTGGAATTACCGAACCCGGGTTTACGACTCAAGCCGGAGATGTACGGAGACGTGCTGCTCAAGATCAATCGCGGAAACCAAGTCGCGGTTCCCGAACAGGCGGTGCTGGACTCTGGAACGCGGAAGCAGGTCTTTCTGGTTCGCGGGGAAGGGCTTTTTGAACCACGGGAAGTCAAGGTGGGACCAAAAATCGGAGCCTTTTATGAGGTTCAGGAGGGGATCGAGGCAGGTGACCGGGTGGTGACATCCGGAAACTTTCTGATCGATTCGGAGAGCAAGCTCATGGCCGCCATGGACATGATGGGTTCGCTGGGGATGGGCGGCATCAAAATGGAACAGGCGCAGATGGGCCAGATGGACATGGGTGGCATGCCAATGGGAGAAACACAGCCGGAGAAGACGACGCAAATGGCGAAGGCGTCGGGAGACAAGAAGGCAGGGGGGCTGACTCTTGCGCTCTCGACAGAACCCGCCTCACCGCGGATTGGCGAAAATCTCATCCGAGTCACCCTGAAAGGTGAGGGAGGCAATCTGGTGGTCAACGCAACAGTTCAGCTCACCTACACGATGCCGATGCCGGGTATGATGCCGGCCAGGGTGCCGATGAAACCCGGTAAGGACGGGGCCTATGAGGCGAAGGTCAATCTTGGCATGGGTGGCCGGTGGGACCTGACCGTCACCGTGCAGCGTGCTGGCGAGGCCGATGTGAAGGAAACGTTTCCCGTGACCGCAGGCGGCGGCGGGGGTATGTCTGGCATGCCGGGAATGTGAGAAGGAGACGATCATGGAAAGCATCTGGCGAACGAGACTGATCAACATGTTCGTATTGCTGGTCGCGATGGGATTGTCAGCCTGCTCATTCCTCGCCACTCCTCCTGCTGAGCTGTTAGCCAGGAATGATCATGTGGCGTTGGCCGCTTGGTATGAGAATGAAGCAGCCAGGCTCCGCCAGAAGGCAACGGAGATGGACCAGATGGTGGAGGAATACCGGAGGGATCCAGAACGAGCACAGCGGATGATGTCCCACGGCAGTCCTAAGGTTGATTTTGTCCAGCAATGTCACATCCTCGCCGCGGCCTATAGGAATGCAGAAAAAGAAGCTGAGACCTTGGCCAAATCTCATCGTGAGTTCATCCCGTGATGCGACAGAGAGAAGGGCATCCGGCCTTCGGTCTTACCAGAGGCATTCGGAACGAGATGGGTGAAAAGTGATCGAACGGGTCATCGAGTGGAGTACAAAAAATACATTTCTGGTCTCGCTCGCGCTGCTCTTCCTGATGGGTTGGGGGGGATGGGCCGTCTATCACACGCCATTAGATGCGATTCCGGATCTGTCTGATGTGCAGGTGATCATCTTCACCGAGTGGCCGGGACGCAGCCCAGACCTCGTGGAGGACCAAATCACCTATCCGATTATTACCTCGATGCTGGGGGCGCCCCGGGTCAAAAATGTCCGGGGCCAGTCCTTTCTTGGGCTG is drawn from Nitrospira sp. ND1 and contains these coding sequences:
- a CDS encoding DDE-type integrase/transposase/recombinase gives rise to the protein MKRQLSVTSRQELMDSLRARYRSGSRVEKCRILDEFVAVTGYHRKHSIRLLTLGRVARPAVARARPRRYGNAVAEALVVLWEASDRVCGKRLKALIPTLLGALERHGHLQLDRDVRVKVLSASAATIDRLLVLPRSGSAPRRRHRSGPTTAIRRRVPLRTFADWGDPIPGFVEADLVAHSGERASGSFAQTLTLTDVASGWTECVALIVRDGSLVTEALTKLRRIMPFQLRGVDTDNGSEFLNDIVIAYCHDHAIEFTRSRPYRKNDQAWVEQKNGSVVRRLVGYRRLEGLAAVGILARLYEAARLFVNFFQPSFKLASKTRVGARVTKRYYLPATPSARLLASEAVPEEVKDKLRAVASSLDPLRLLDEIRTMQGHLAEIAAGEVPALPASRDPELETFLKSLRTAWQRGEVRPTHAVQPKSLRDWRTRVDPFEQAWPLVRHWLEAEPDRTAKELFHRLQVAQPDTFSDGQLRTLQRRVQAWRTAEARRLILANPSAHEWARDFSPTLG
- a CDS encoding patatin-like phospholipase family protein, whose amino-acid sequence is MRSGSCPSIALALSGGGIRAMVFHLGVMRLLAERCLLEQVHRISTVSGGSLLVGLILQENQTQWPSSEHFLTAVYSSLREKLCQRSFQWGALRQLLNPANFPFILSRANLLALAIEKEWNIRFKLSELPRTPEWSINATTAENGKRFRFKRSDIGDYQLGYALPGNFPLAHAMAVSAAFPGGFGPLQLNAKLFDWQKKEWNAPSGSERSIDIGYNALHLYDGGVYDNLGLEPFFDAGRGKSKHPENVIIVSDAGRPLPSGFSCFALNPFRLKRVADIMSDQSHALRVRTFSNYLQESHGRGAFIYIGTPVEAQLPCKSATFAANFPTTLRRIDLAEFDMLADHGYRVTKHVEQVYGLCGPPGKTQTL
- a CDS encoding ThiF family adenylyltransferase; translation: MMGDTYYELTEFSPVADVNEFTFDRTRSIFAALQQQRDYSVQGLLKRADRKVECIVVDVESDGVPPRNIHGIKYRERLALCILENEKQLVEVYALRKDFPILMHQNLSPPDAPRSLCLYFEPPASVTRSWTPQKFLRRIQSWLEKSAKGEIHPADQPVEQLFFASKYELVLPWNFDELKEGKDNHTVIVAGPERPGEGLTCFLKPLQVHTKPPKGTVKHIEFTLPPIVHGHIEYDPTTLGALADILTRHGIDILPDLQKALRDGVDEKGVPESADNSLTAILLHIPMARTEATLPEKFFHRAFMVPCGVRHLGLLTGAIVLVEVPEGRRSLKKYFSGEGVLGDQRPTQWRDEAIYPMEVLRQNDTSSARRQSGISGNGPAGVLVGAGSLGSALLNIWGRSGWGRWTVIDNDHIKPHNLSRHTALAIHIGQPKATVVAELHDAVMEGASGITPLYADACDLSQESVTNALTSAQLTIDASTTLEYPRIMSGTEKVGRHISVFITPRGTDAVLLAEDEQRHIRLRTLEAQYYRALIHESWGQNHLDDNLGSFWSGASCRDMSTVLPYSKVLSHASILAEQIPIMAASPRALIRVWQRDPERSSLAVHDVTPAQEIHMDIGKMALFIDSGIVQQLCTWRNGSLPNETGGVLLGYYDFNVSSVTIVTALPAPTDSKSSPGGFERGIVGLEEAVREASRRTAGIVGYIGEWHSHPPRHSASPSKADLIQLCDLARGMAEDGLPAVQLIVGENDVRILHGAVDQ
- the plsY gene encoding glycerol-3-phosphate 1-O-acyltransferase PlsY, with the protein product MFLASIGGYLLGSIPFGVVVSRWLGSPDPRLAGSRNVGFTNVLRVGGKKAGILTLIGDIGKGWLVGWIGTLLFHQESAILLVALASIVGHLHSVFLNFKGGKGVATALGAVLGVAPWVGLTLMVIWIGVVLLWKYSSGGALMAFGLFPIVALLFHQSWLFVLFAFLVAILIWSKHTDNLVRLWMGTERRIGDRPSDQVAPR
- a CDS encoding TolC family protein encodes the protein MRWNPVHQCLTMAMAGVLCVGGLPYRADADERVQPATLGLSGLIQEVLARNPEIQAARQQVEAATQRVPQARSLDDPTLSVQLWNFPQTFNVTQTQNAIFGVSQTFPFPGKLALKGEVASRSADMTEQALRAKERDLIARLKQAYYDLFFAHKALQIHHEQIDLLKQLFEIATAKFRTGKGSQVDVLKAQVELSTLYQQLPVLEQRRDSAQGGLNTLLDRDPRFPLGPPQEPREGRFEKDLEDLYPMAVQARPELKAAELSIQRSEQSHALAQRQYYPDVSVAFQRFQNFHANDGFGAVVSINMPFAFWTKPKYDARVREAGAAVVAARADLHTAENLTRFQIRDLLAKVRASWEVAVLYRTTVLPQAEQGVEAARAGYRTGRTSFLDLIDADRALREFQLAYWRVLVDRESRVAELEQVVGTEL